The DNA sequence TTTAAAAAgttaatcagaaaaaaaaagtttagatATCTTTAAAACTCAGGCCAGATTTGTCTTACGGCTTGACTACACTATAGATCAGCGCCAGGCAAGCAGCCATCACTGGAACTACATACACACCAGAGCGCCAGGCGCCGGAGCCCGCCCAATCCTCCACGGTAGGACCAGGGTTTACCGGAGTAGTTTCCTGAGCAGTCCTTCCGCTGCATACGTCCTCGGGAGTCACTCTGAGTCCGCGTGGTAAGGGCAGATCTTCGTCAAAAAGGCGCTGAAAAAAAACGgtaaaaatggaaaatattacagttttctGGAGTCAATTTGAGCTAGGTGTTCCTTAATTTTGTTCACGACATAGTTTCATTTCTACTTTGGGGACAGTAGAGATGTTTTCACAGTCCACAATTCCCTGCTGCATTACGTTTACAGGATACAGATTTGAGAATCTAAGGATGCCTTGGCCGTATTTCATCAGATACAAACGTATTTCTATTAGATCCCAATATCTGATTGAAGATTGAATTGATAACTCTAATGATACGTTGGGAATACTAAGCAGCAATGATTCTAATGTGTTAAAGTAATTGAATATAAGAAATTGTTGCTTCCGcctgcaagcagatgtttggctgTTACAAAGGCCAAAGAATAAGTAACAAAATATAGCCGGATTCAAAGGCATAGAAGAAGTCCTTAGACCCCAGACCTAACCTCTACTTGAGTATGTTAATCAGTGTAATGGCTTAataaattatttatttattgtattgAGGCCAAGCCTAGGGAAAACGATGTGTTGCAGGTTACAAttctagaaaaaaagaaattttggcCGAGGTGACCCGACAAAAGCATTTAAGTAAAGTAAAGCAAAAATGCAATGGGATGTTCTATACTTTATTGTAATTTCACACATGTTCATTGCACAACCACATTGTATTGCTAAATTAAACAAAGAATAACAGtgcaaaaaatgattttttttaaaactaagaTTTTACATATGAAAATTTAATGTCCCTTCCagcaaaagaagaaaagactAGGGTGGGCGATTTTTGCTAAGGTCGGACCTGTAACCAAAAACATATGTTTTCCTAGGTTTTAGGATTCTTACAATATCAACAGCAGACTCGGGATTGGCCAGGCAGCGGGTGTGGAAGATCCCATTCAGCAGCATGTCAGAGAAGGTTTGTGCTTTCTCCTCTGTCCACGGGACAGCCCTGATGGCATCCTCGTAAGTCATGCCTACCATGGCTGCTGGCGCAGTGATGTTCAGTTCCAAAGTGTCATAGTCACTATCAATGCAACATTGAGGAAGGTAATGTTGAACAGAACTGCCACAAAAAGATCAAACTTCTAAGATCACAATAGTGACCACATGCCAAGTAGAGCAACAGCAGTGACCGCATGTTATTTTAAAAGGGAAAAACCTTGAATATTTCTGaataaataattttttcacaCATTTGCGAACCAGATGAAATTAGCATTTTCTTGAAATAATCTTCTTAATGTATTGAAGATTATGAATTTTTGAGCATCGATGACGATGGTATTGTTAAGGTCCCATATTCAACATAGTGTACACTtaagtagcctccttcaccggtcTCTCCGTAGGCTTTGGAATACGTTGTAGGGGGTGGGTGGGGTACCGTGGTGGTGTCAAGACACCGGGTCGATTCGCTATTTGTAACGAGGAATACACCGGAAAATGTGTATACTAACGAAAAGTTTTAGTGGGCCGTATGCGTGTATCCGTTTGGTTgaggacagcataactcgagacgcCTTGAATTGATCCAGATGAGATTTGGAAGGTAGGTAACACTACaaggtgcataaatgtgaaaattatgtgaattttctggaaaattctatgaaaatgtgatatgatgtgatattatgtgaaacattttgagGTTCAATAGCATCACATTTTATCATATAAGTTGACATATaatcacataaaataacattcaCGTCACATTTCTGAGGGGTGGCACAGAAATTGAgctttatgtgaaaaaaatgttataagtttacatcacattttttcacatttccccAAAACGGTCTTGAAGAATCACAttctgaaatgtaaaaatatgttaCCTAATGTGACATTGGTTGTGCAGCCAttatgtgaaataatgtgactGTCGATACACGTCTCGACCGGCTATACTTATgtgatttttatgtgaaaagggctcttgatgaaaatgtgaaataatgtaaATTGAATCACATTCTATGAAATGTGACTTCATGGTAAACTTATGTGAAATGCGGCCAGCTACccaatgtgaaaacatgtgaNNNNNNNNNNNNNNNNNNNNNNNNNNNNNNNNNNNNNNNNNNNNNNNNNNNNNNNNNNNNNNNNNNNNNNNNNNNNNNNNNNNNNNNNNNNNNNNNNNNNNNNNNNNNNNNNNNNNNNNNNNNNNNNNNNNNNNNNNNNNNNNNNNNNNNNNNNNNNNNNNNNNNNNNNNNNNNNNNNNNNNNNNNNNNNNNNATTTTATAACATTTGCCTCCAGGCAACAAGACGACCGACGAATACTTATGTACAACTTTAAAGGGCagtccactccagaagcgagtgttattttctgacttCACACGTTCAATAAAAAAGCTGCCTTTTTTATTCCACACCGCTCTTCTCCCTTTTATGGGCTAAATATTTGTGGAAATTCTTACAATATTCGTTTTATTAAAGCTATACAAAGCCTTGGGCAAAGTCATTATCTATCGTTCAGTCAAAACAAAAGG is a window from the Branchiostoma floridae strain S238N-H82 unplaced genomic scaffold, Bfl_VNyyK Sc7u5tJ_1480, whole genome shotgun sequence genome containing:
- the LOC118407811 gene encoding uncharacterized protein LOC118407811; its protein translation is MVGMTYEDAIRAVPWTEEKAQTFSDMLLNGIFHTRCLANPESAVDIRLFDEDLPLPRGLRVTPEDVCSGRTAQETTPVNPGPTVEDWAGSGAWRSGVYVVPVMAACLALIYSVVKP